A stretch of Aythya fuligula isolate bAytFul2 chromosome 1, bAytFul2.pri, whole genome shotgun sequence DNA encodes these proteins:
- the LOC116502071 gene encoding single-pass membrane and coiled-coil domain-containing protein 3-like: MALSDLLYPDNPKRRQELIHLHQELLDCMSMNFHATNELAGVLNTHLGCTISHIKMRESSTVKENCDIIIQAMSEIQRQVQKIDSDMKEKLEPVLYQKLYDIKEPELEKLAIAHRVFSIILGEATSTAGMVAIKLIGSNLITLTVSKLVSLLAQIGASVLGGISITILGLGIEMILHAILGAVERNQLLAAVRSYEEHLAEFKEASEKYQRAIHEVTSSVRHQVQ, encoded by the coding sequence ATGGCGCTGAGTGACCTCCTTTATCCAGATAACCCCAAGAGACGACAAGAATTGATCCATCTGCACCAGGAATTGCTTGACTGCATGTCCATGAATTTCCACGCAACAAATGAGCTGGCTGGAGTTCTGAATACACACCTGGGATGTACTATTAGCCACATCAAGATGAGAGAGAGCAGCACTGTCAAGGAAAACTGTGACATTATCATTCAAGCGATGAGTGAGATTCAGCGTCAGGTGCAGAAGATTGATAGTGACATGAAGGAGAAGCTAGAGCCTGTGCTATACCAGAAGCTGTATGACATCAAAGAGCCTGAACTGGAGAAACTTGCAATAGCCCATAGAGTTTTTTCCATCATTCTCGGAGAAGCAACTTCTACAGCTGGGATGGTAGCTATCAAGCTAATTGGCTCCAACCTTATAACTCTCACTGTTAGCAAACTCGTCAGCCTCCTTGCCCAGATCGGGGCATCCGTTCTTGGGGGAATCAGCATCACCATTCTTGGGCTCGGCATTGAAATGATCCTGCATGCCATTCTGGGAGCTGTGGAGAGGAATCAGCTCCTGGCTGCCGTGAGAAGCTATGAGGAGCATCTGGCTGAGTTTAAAGAAGCCTCAGAAAAATACCAGCGTGCCATACATGAAGTGACTTCCTCAGTCAGACACCAGGTTCAGTGA